A stretch of DNA from Temnothorax longispinosus isolate EJ_2023e chromosome 2, Tlon_JGU_v1, whole genome shotgun sequence:
CTAGCTCTCAATGGAAAATCGGTATAAATACGACAAAAGCCGTGTTATGTAGGTAAATGGGAATTCTACCGGGTAAATTTCTTCCCGCCAACAATCGCGAATTCCTCTTGCGTAATTTTTGTCACTTCACGATCTCTCGGTAATGACTTATTTGCGCGTCCATTGCGTGAAAGTAGCGAAATAAAAGTCTTATTTCTCTCATAAAAGTTCTATTAATGACGCATCAATCGTTGCACATTACtgtatttatgttatatcgattttattaatagaaattggATATCAGGCTCCGCGATAAAGTGACATTTTGCCATAATAACcgaactaaataattaaacttaatatctagtataatataaaatatttcgtaaattattgatttttcgataaacttatcttaatagttttatttgcAGAATGATTAGAGGGGAatcatatatgtgtgtaagAAAACTcagatgtttttatttaaaaaactcgAGTTGCTCTTTTAAAATCTCTTTCACAACTCCCTGCGCGCACAACAAAAGCCAGTATATTACGTATCCCTCGAAACTATAAAACCTCGTAGTTCCATTTTTTCCTATTATTTAGAATAGCAAAGTTACTTAAAATACTTATCTAGATGGAGTACTttgtatgtattatgtatacacactcgacaaaataaaataattttctaatggctgataacatttttttctaagtgtatacatgtacatattgctatcgatttaatttatttgcgcAGGCGATAATATTGCCGCagataaatgtttattcttcGATTGATTCGACGTTCCATAATTCATACGGTCCATAtatcgcgaaatatttttctttgcagGACGAGGTGCTGACAATTTCAGAAAAGGTAGTCGTCCGCGTGCACGACCTAGTCACATGGCTCTCACCTACGTTGGAGTGGTCGTCGGGCCGAGAGGTGTCCTATCCGACGACCCCGATGTCGTCCCCGGAGACCAGTCCGCTCAGATACGAGATGCCGCAGCCGCAGGTGCTGACGGACCCGGGGATCGACTTCTCGGACGTCGAAAAACAGCAAAAGGAGTACGAGGGCAACCTGAACTCGTCGAAGAGACCGGACAGCTTTCAGACGAAGGTGGTGGTACTCTCGTATCCCAGGTACTGTCGCTATCGGGCGCTACTACGTAGACTGGAGGGCGCCGAGCCCTCCTGGCTGTGCTCGTCCATCGCGGCCGCGTTAGGGGGCTTCACCGCGACGCCGGGCACCAGGGTGCTCTTCTGCAGGGACACATTCGACTATCCGGATCTCGAGACTCACGAGCTGCTGTGTAATCACTTGGGTATGTACGGCTGTCAGTCATTTGGTTCAGTTTAAACATAATCACGATTCGGGCTTTCGCAAGAAGATCCTGCAAGAGAATTCATTTCAATTTGTCGTACATTTGTTTACACGATAATGGATGATTCGATGAATCGTGGGGCAATCGGTCGAGAATTGATTTCTCTttgagaagaaaaggaaacaaTGAAAGAAGAAACTTCGTTATTGATCGTATACCTActctttttgaaaaaaatgattttcatTGTGAAAACGTTCGTATTTGTGTTCATACATATTAACTGGATGCCGGCGCTTATGTGTGCGCGCGTTTAACTTGTAAGAGACGCTTGTAACGTACGACCTTAAAGTTTGTTTACTAGACACTACGAACATGTTATATGTCAATATACATAGTACATAGTACGTTATCTATTTAGTACTATAAGCACTGGCATCATTATTAGCTTTTACTCATCTTTCGAAAGAAATGGCAATATACAACAGTTACGAAAATACTGATATGCTTTTAATACTAGGAGCTTGTCtcgataatatttcaattgcaCTCAATTACCAGTAACTGTACGCTAATTAGCacgcaatatacatataattaaacacATACGTGCGTGATATTTtcgcatttaaaataatttttctcgaaacacGCGCAATCGATAAAGAGACTTATTctactcttttttttacatatttcttttataatacgATAAACTTCCCGTTAGTcttattatgatttattaacttttactggagaaaaattttttttgaatgaGCATCATTTTACCGTAAATAATCGACAgctattttgatgtaaaagaGGGAAAAATACGAAGcgtcatattttatttgtgtttaaTGCGGAACTTGAGAAGGGAATTTTAGAATGTTTCGATCAGATATTCAaactcctctctctctctcgctcaatcatttgtaaattaatacaatactgcaattaattaaaattctccCGTTTGAAtaacgaatataaataaactgtaATCAATATCTTTGCAATGGTAATGAGCAACGGTAACACAGAGCTTTTTTGCAACACGATACAGTTTCGCACGAATCTCCCGTGATAACAAATTCACTTTGCGCGTTTATATCCATCCACCATATACGCGGCGCCCAGAAGAATCCGGAAATATGTGAAACAAGAAGCGAGCCGATGTTATTTTCCATTCTCGCGCGGTCTCCTCTTTGTACTCGTCGAACGGAATGCGAAGGGATGACACAGAGATGCCGATCGGCAAAACATAGCAGCGAGCTTTCGCTTAACGATATATACCTATACGCTAGTCGCCGGCGtcggcaaaaaaaaataaacagtcTGCGGCTGTTTCATGAGTGTTTCATtgggccgcgcgcgcgctcgatgCGGGAGCGATCCCGAAGGATGTAATAATAGACGAGATAAGATCCAGCGGCGCGCTACCGAATTGGGTTCAAGCCCCTAGATCTTTCCCCGTTGTACGGGAAACGCGTCGTCGGCGAATCCGTCGTCATCGCGCTCCGTGCTCCGTCGCACTCGACGCGTTTCCCGACGCATCGGTCGCGCGTAAATCGAGAGCGCGGGGGGGCAAGGCAAGGCGCAaggcgcgtcgcgtcgcgtcgcgtcgcgtcgcaccGTGCACGCATGATCCTGCGCTCGtgagcgacgacgacgtgtGCATTCGTCCGACGTTCGCGTGCCCGCCTGGCGGATCGACCGATCGAAAAATCGCGTGGTCCCCCCCCGCGCGCCACGTGACCGTGTATTGACGTTGCCGTGTCGAAAATCCCGATCGCCCGTCCCCGCGCACcgtcgcggcgccgcgccggttaGTGGTCCCCCGACTTCGACCCGCGATCAAATtgtggtttttttttcgtcagcGCGATCTGGTTCATCGCCACCGAGACGCTTCATCGCGATACACGTGATATCGTCCGTCGCGGATCCGACGGGCGCAACGTAGCGAAACATTGTGCGTGGCCCGACGGGCGGACGATAGTGCAAATTGTACGGTCCGACGGATCGTTTGTACcagacacacgcacgcacacgtgcGATTCGAGTCCTCGTATACATTCCGCGCGTATCGCGGAAAATATCCGATTAGCGGGAGGACACTGGTGGAAGAGGTTCCCGGCGAATTCCCCTCCCCGGTGAGGACGGAGAGGTGCAACCTGCGACTCGACAACGAACTCTGTGACTCGTTTGTTTCCGACGTCCGTTACGCGCTCGTCGCGTATTTTCGGCCGAGTTTTTACGGTTGAGAAAagctgtcgtcgtcgtcgctatCGCCCgagaattattacaattatcgTGCGGCCGTCGATAAACCGGCAATCGTGAGTGTCGCCCGACGGATAAGCCTCACCACGGGAACAATGGCCATTGTGATGAGAATTCAGAATAATAAAGTGGTTTACCTGAATATACCTGGTAAGACGGGGCGAGATGTGTGTGTTTGTGGAATCTGGaaggaaaatttatatataaaaaaaaaaaaaactccgGGTCTCGTGTCTCTGCGCGAATCGATTTTCTTTGAAAGTGCGCGTCGCGTACACGTGTTGCCGCCGGCCGGCGTAATACAGGTAGTTTCAGCGCCAAGTTAAGTCGAGATTAACGTAGATTGAATGAGATTATCAGCCGTCGGCGAAGCCTTTTCGCGAGGCATTTAGCGAACTACGTTTGTCGCGCTacctttttctcgttttttttttccccgtaAACCGTAGACCATTGACAATCGAACGACGTCGATAATTGGCCTAATGTTTCAGCCCGCAGTTATTGCCCGGTTAAAAATTACCGGTGTGCGTAAATTCCGGCGTAATTTTGTCGTGACCAAATTATCGCACGTCAACGTGTATATCGAGATACCACAATAACGAACAGAAATCGAAGCTGCAATCGtgatttcataaatattgCTCGCATATGATTACTATTGTAGTACTCGTGTGATTAAACGGACGGAGTAGGAAATTACGCTTCGTATTGGATTTTATGACGCATAAATTTTGTCACGTAGAACGTCggtcaaatttataaacaaactTGAGAATGGTTGACGTTGTAAATCGCGTTACTACGAACTTTCGAGTCATTTCGACATCCCCGGTCCGTTTATCGATAATATTGTTCCGCatcaagataaataaatacttccCCGACCTTGTAATCTACTACGGGATATTCAACAGGTCACGTGTGCTTATCGTGCTCACGTGTCTTACTATCGTGATTACGACGTTAATGcctgaaattaatttacgtGGAATTAGTTTGTTATTTTAGTTGAAATCATTTTAGTTGCAGTTGCTTTacgtgaaattattttacgttaattcGTCGCGTGTATCTACGTGTTGCATAATAATGTTACGTATGTACGTAAGCTTTCTAACAAAGAAGAATGCGATATACAACGCGAAAGCTTTTTGATTGTTCGatacaatacattttacgaataaaattCACTTTGAATAAGTTATTTAGTTATTCAACACGAAAGCTTTTTGACTGTTCGgtacaatacattttacaaataaaattctctttgAATAAGTTATTTAGAATAGACCAAAGCGGGACGAAACATTTTGCAATCGTTATTCTTATCGTCGTTAGCGATAAACCAATTcttactaatatatttatatatcaaggATGGCATTTGGCCTCCTTTTTTCCAGtcgagatattaaaatttatatgcaaaagATACGAATGAGCCTAGCGCGATGATTGAGCAATGTGTTTGTGATTTTCAGCACCGAAGCTAAAAGGCAGACCACGAAGAAAGCGTAAAAAGCGCAGCGCTTCGCCGGGTGAGTCCTCGAACGAGAGCGAGGCCTCGGTGGCGTCGACGTCGAAGAGCACGTCGGCGATCACCAGCACTAGCCTGGTGATACCCACGGTCGGGAGGCCGCCCTCGTCCGGGGTACGGCGGAGCGAGAGGAAGACCAGCGCGGAAGAAAAGAAGTTTATCACCGACGTGCAGAGTTTTATGAACTCTCGGGGTACGCCGGTCGGAAAGATGCCACTGCTGGGCTACAGGCAGAGTCAGTATCTCAGTTATTTTTTCCTCGGATTTGTTATCCGATGACCGGTCTTGCCACCGGAAGGGCAAGACcgatttttctgattttttttttcgaatttatattttcgcgCGATTCCTGGCGGCGCCGGCGATTTGGCTGCCAGACTGCAGAGAGCTAAGACACAGCAGGGTTTCCTTCTCGCAAAATCCAAGATCGCGGTCGGTTCCGTATTTACGATCGTAACgatccttttttctcttcgtaGTCGATCTGTTCCTGTTCTACACGAAAGTGCAAATGCTCGGTGGTTACGACTCCGTCAGCGCTGGTCGCATGTGGAAGACCATCTACGACGACATCGGTGGCCACACAGGTTCCACTAGCGCGGCAACTATTACACGTAGACATTATGAAAGGTGAAGTACTTCAGCGGATTCTAATCACGATTGTCTTTAGCGTTAACATCTCTGCgacatatgtacatttatagagattttttttaatatacatcaTCCAAATTgcatttgaattataataagatttacGCTGCAGGTTATTACTACCTTATGAAAGGTATCAGCGAGGCGAGGAGACAAAAGTGAGATTGAATCACGGACGACGTACCAAGAGTATAAGCGTGTCCGATGATTTAGATATCAAGGAGGAACCGAGTGATCTGTACATGTCGGAAACACCTCCGCCTATAGATGCAATTCCTGCGATCACAACGCCTCCCTTACAACCAATAATGTCAGCAACAACAACGGTAAATGGCACTAGTCTCATCGTCATGAAACTACATACATTTAATGCAGCTCAAATTATTCATGACGTATCCTTTCCACTTGCAGACTTTACTCTCGAGTGAGAAACCCAAACTAGAAACCGGCAAGACGTCCTCGTTACGTAGCGTGCGAGTGAAGCCGGAACGCCTGAAGTCCTTGAATACAATAATCGCCAATAACGCGACACCTTCCAGCCAGCAAGCTAGCCAACTGCCAAGTCCACCGCCATCCTCCAACACGTCTATCTCAACGCCCAATAGCACACCCTCCACAACGCCGACGAATGGTACCAGTAACAATCAGAGTGTCTTAGAGAGGCAGCTCAACAGTCCTTTAATTTCCCAACAAGTTCCACCATCGTGTTCGCCACCAGGCTTGCCCGTGACCAGTGTAGCGACAAACGCGTCGACGGTTGTCACTTTAACGCCTCCACCTGAGAAGGATATGAAGGAGATCAAGTTGGATTCCAAGCAGACGACGCTACTGGCGCAAGGCAAGGAAAATATACCACTGTTCGGCGGCGAGAAATTCGCGGAAAAAACGATAGTACCTCCGCTCTCCAGATCGCCCGAAGTGATTGATCTTGAAAACGAGAGCGACACGAGTCGAGACAAGATAATTATTCCCAGCTTCAAAAAACGCAAGCTCGAGATTTTGCGCGAAGGCGGTCTCGAAGTCACCGCTGTCGATCTGGACGCACGACCGAGCGTGATTCAGACCAACGTCTCCATGTCGCCGCAACaccaacagcagcagcagcaacaacaacatcaacaacaacaacaacaacaacaacctCTGCCGGCCACAATGAAATCCACTGAAGAGAAGCAACCGTCGATCTCGCCGTATCCGCTTCCAGTCACGCCGAATTCCATTCCTAAATTGATATCCGTCACTGTGACGCCCGACATAGGACACATGTTACCGTCACCGCACGACCATCAAAATCATCAGCCGCGAATATCAGTGGTCAAACAACTACCGGCTCATCATAACAATAACAACATCAGCATGATGAACAACAATAATGTGACGAACAGTCGGGTGATAAATGTCGGTAACTCGAACAATACTGCGCTGTTGCAGTTGTACGCGAACGTCGCACCATCGACGATTCCGTCTGCGCAGCATCCAAACCACCGTTTTGTTCCGCCAAATATTCCAAATGGCAGGTTATTACCACCAAAGGTGACACAGTCGAGGTCGATATTTGTGCACAACGAAAGGACGGTTTATGGAAATCCTAAGGATATTCTTAGCTCTCCACCAAAATATCGCTTGCCGCATCCACATCCGCATCCGCATCCGCATCCTCATCCGCATTCGCATCCGCatcaacagcagcagcagcagccacAACAACGCTCGCAACATCCGCAAATGAGCTCTAGCAACGACATCGGACAAGGAAGTGTTCTCGATCTGACGCAAAAGTCTGACGAGAAACCGACGTTCCCTAGGCCCAGTCTAGAAATAGTCAGAGTACCTGTAGTACAGAGGCCTAATCCGTTAAATCTGGACGTGCGGAATTCACCGGTCAAGGACAAACCGTCGGACAGACCTGTCGCCGACTGTCCAAAACGTGTACCCTTCCCCGCCTACCAAAATGTAATCGACAGTCGAACTATCGCGTCGAATAACCTCGAGATTACGTTAGTGAATCCCAAGCACAAAAACAATCATCACCTCATGCCGCCTCACGTCCAAATACCAAGTCCACCTAATAAGAGCAATGCGATAGGAGTGATAAGTAGCGCGCAAAGGAGGCAGCAACAGCCGCAGCAACAAATGAATGGAAAGTATACGGTGAGAACCGAGCCGGTTTCGCCATACACACCGAGGAAGCCGAGTCATCCCATCATACCGAACGTACCCAATTTGAATCACCTGAATCACATTGGAAGTCCGTTTCCCAGAATGCAGGCAACGACGTtacaacaacagcagcaacaaaTGAGCATTGATAGGAGGAAAGCGGCTGCGGAGGCCGGCAGGGATCATCAACATCGTAGGATCAGCGAGGGCGAGAAATCATCCTTGGCAGCGCAactgcagcagcagcagcagcagcatcagGAATCGAGGCAGAGCGAGGCCGGACGACGGCACAGTTTACCCAGCATACCGTCGGGTTTCGTGCCGACGGTACCGCAAAACAACTCTACCGCCTATCCGATGCCGCAACTGCCAAACGCGTCCGGCAAGTTCCTCCCAATTCTGGACCCCATGTACTACTCGTTCTATAACGGTCTGTTCCCACCGCCGATTCCGCCCACGGCCGCAGCCGCTGCCGCTGCATCGTCGTTTTTACCGCCGGAATTTAGCGCGTATTACAAGGAATTACTCGCTTCCTCGCAACCAAGACTGACGGGGATGATGGGGCAGCCGCCGCCGCATCAACAGCCGGCCGCCCCAACGTCTAAGTAAGACAATGGGATCTCAACATTTAGGGTTTCCGGCATAGCGAAAGATGCTTTGATTACTAGAGAGACAAGGATCCGTCGGACTTCTTCGCTGTCGAATTGTATATCAGCGAGTGAAGCGATTTATTGACAAGAGTGATGTGGTTCGTTCAAATTACCTATATTCAGTTATGTtgtttttattcgatttgagCATCAACAAGACGAAATTATTCACACTGTTCGTTCATGATAGAACAGTGATAGTCCCACAGAGTCTCGTATAGAGgtagaataaaatatcggTCAGGTTGACGCAGATTTCAAAGATGATTTctgttattacaaaaatattcataatgcGTTTGATGAGAGATgcaataaaatgtttgatCTTGTTGCCCGTGCAACATTTTTTGTCGCTCCAAATTAAACGCGcagatttaatataattaatgtttaataattaataatatatgttatatatccaGTATATGTGGGTATATTACAAGTCCTGGCCTCCGAAACTATTGTAAGTTCTTGAATTTACCCCTGCGCGAGACTCTAGAGGATTATCGTTATTAAGAAAAAGACCCCTGTGATAAAAGTGCAACAAAATGTATTGCTATTCAAGGAGACAGTCGATGGAATTCACAGAAAgtcgttatttttatatgtttattttatataaattgtttacgCGCGTTTTTTGAGTTTCAATTGATGTTACGAGGCAAGAAGCATTTAAATTTCGGAAGCTCGCACTGTCTTAATGCCATGCTAGAGCTTCCGAACGTTTCATTCTCTGAGCTCCCAGagaataattactttttttcttttcatacgTTTCAGATTACGTATTTTCGAGTATCGTTATCATTAGTTTCAATTCGTTCTTTATTTTCGATTTTCGTTTCGCAAGCGCACATttcgatttattttcaatGCACCATGTGATAAAACCCGatgcaaaaagagaaaagaaagagcaaCGGCGAACATTTGGCCGGCGGATCATCGGAATGTATAATTGTTTACTGTGTGTAACGGGGTAAATCTTATGTAGTAACGCTCGCGAAAACCCTATGTACTGTATAAGCTAgacaattttcattataataataataaaaaaagaaggaaacacTCGTACACACAATCACATACACCGCTCTGTAGTCACCTCTAACGATATAAGCGCACGCATGCAATGTTATAGCAGCgacaatgtatataatgtatataatcacGTAAATCATTAAGCTAGACAAATCCTACATTATCTTTCAACATTACGTAAGGAAGTTAAGTTTAGTAAGTGTACACAGGCTGTCTTGCTCGTGTGGCCAACGATTGTCGTATCGCTGTTTCCTTAACGaggaacgaaaaaaaaatacgatattttacagaatatttCCGATGGTCTCTTTTTTCGCTCGGAAGACAATTTGTGACGATCTTTCGTTTTCTAGCCGTGTCGACGCAGTAGTAGTAGTGTGACCTTTCGTTTTTAATCTCTGTGTAAAACCAACGGAACCGAATGCGCAATCGACCGATTGTTACGCGATCGCTACCAAACGTGATCGAACATCGCGGGCCACCACAAtactttgagaaaaaaaaacagatttaaaaaaatttactgacGGTATATCCATGTTAAATGTAGACATATTGATAGAATTTGTTCGTTTTAGGATACTCTGATCAAAAAGATACTAATAAATATGAGAGTAACGTTAAAAGCATTCGTAACCCTAAGAACGTACAAGAGGAAGAAAGATCCGTTTCGGATCGTTCTGgcgaaaaaagaagaaaatcagATTTCTATATTGATGTCTTTCAAGAGTATGAATTGTTCACGTTTTTTCGGATGGTTCTTTCGTGATAAACACAAAGGCGTTCCGGCGCCGATTGCGAGACCGCGGCTtgattaacaattaaaaaaaaagcctcCAGTGGTATTCAACGGGTCGTGAAATCGAATTAAATCGAATTATCGAGCAGCGCGCGCGAGGGTCAGGCGAAGGCGGAGACGACGCGAAAACGCTTACCACTTGTTGTTATTTTTGTAAGACCGCGGCTGACTTCCGGCGACCCGGGCGCGTCGCGACcacgccgtcgcgtcgcgtcgctttTCAACATGGTGCTATGCGACGAAAAATTCTATTGTAAgtctttttcgaaaattttaaacgGGCGTTGTTGGGTACCAGTGGATCTCTGGCGCGATCGCCCGAAAGAActacgtacacacacacacacatacacgtatacacacgtacacacaatCTTAAGATAGATCTTCACGTCCAAGTCTGATAAACGTATACAGAAACGAGAAGCTAAAGGGACTCCACGGGTTTCTAGCGTATGTATAAAGAAAGGGAAGAAGGTAGTCGAAGTATACGGATGCGGATTGCGATTCGGTGTAAAATCGCGCGGTTCGTGCGGTATATAAGGAAACGAGCGAAGAGAACGGCGAAGCGGATATTGTCGAGTCTCCGCAAAGGGAAAGGCTTTTACGAGAATACGtgccataaaaaaaaaagaaactgatTAGATAGCGACTACGAGAGATCGAACGACGGCGACGGTCATTTGTACATGCTTTTGACGAGCCCCCCTTAACAGTTCGAGAAACTATAAGAAGATAGACGTGAATCGAAAGggagaaaaatgataagaataattaacaatgtgCAAAGAATTCCACGTGGaagattttatatgatttttcgTTTATATAATTCTGTTACCGcgattgtttttataaatctcgAGTCCTTTtttagcgcgcgcgcgcgcgcgcgcatgcgaGTGTTAGGATAAACGAtgtgtgagtgagtgagtcGTGGGAGAATCTTTGGAGAATGTTTCGAGGAAGAGTCTACGAAttgttttcgttttttttttttgcgaagtTTTCCCTTCATTTTGTATACTTAGTAGAACGATTTTAGCATAACCCTCGTTTTCCcactttaatataatagtaattattacgatacaaaatattttttattatatgggCATTTCAGTTCCTAagttggaaataaaatatctactACAAACGGGCTTTTTCTTATTGCCAATTGAACACCAAGCGAACTATCGTGTCGTGAGAACGTATATTTTTGCTCCTTAGATGTTTTTCCAAAAGAAGCTGAAAGGCGCACTTGCAGATTTTTATTCCGAGAAGATTTACCTATCTCCCCTACGAGAGATATCTGTACTCCTTCATCGCAGATTAATCATTTCTTATAATCCTCaaatttctttcctctttagaggagataaagtaatttacaatttttcttatgCTTTACTGAGACAATACGGAgagatttatttgtaataatctttttctctttaatatttcttgttaCTAATTTTAACTGTATCTCACACGTATTGGCAATTTACATGTGCATGTCATTATTAGAATCGTGGATGCTAATTGCTCGTTTGCGCAAGATGGAGCATCGAAGTTACAACGTCGCGCGAGGCACAGAGATCGCGAACGGGATCggtaagaaattaaaatgccAGAGCGGAGTTTTAGTCATAAGCGAGTATATACGCGCTTCCCCATGGATACGCTCGTCGTAATCGAGAGGACGCCTCCCATTGGTCCGGCCGTCGGCGCGCGACGTTATGAACTCGGCAAAACGACTGAAAAACGAAGGAAAAGGCAACGCGCGGCGCGGAATGCA
This window harbors:
- the LOC139808595 gene encoding uncharacterized protein isoform X4, yielding MFSLQCGRAQLLGGACFSHGPYTFYKAVRISSGRVLRLGSFFLTKLWSDADLVSIGELQLLWMDSRGPNQPLASLRLYFLPENTPDGRRDTHGEDEVLTISEKVVVRVHDLVTWLSPTLEWSSGREVSYPTTPMSSPETSPLRYEMPQPQVLTDPGIDFSDVEKQQKEYEGNLNSSKRPDSFQTKVVVLSYPRYCRYRALLRRLEGAEPSWLCSSIAAALGGFTATPGTRVLFCRDTFDYPDLETHELLCNHLAPKLKGRPRRKRKKRSASPGESSNESEASVASTSKSTSAITSTSLVIPTVGRPPSSGVRRSERKTSAEEKKFITDVQSFMNSRVDLFLFYTKVQMLGGYDSVSAGRMWKTIYDDIGGHTGSTSAATITRRHYERLLLPYERYQRGEETKVRLNHGRRTKSISVSDDLDIKEEPSDLYMSETPPPIDAIPAITTPPLQPIMSATTTTLLSSEKPKLETGKTSSLRSVRVKPERLKSLNTIIANNATPSSQQASQLPSPPPSSNTSISTPNSTPSTTPTNGTSNNQSVLERQLNSPLISQQVPPSCSPPGLPVTSVATNASTVVTLTPPPEKDMKEIKLDSKQTTLLAQGKENIPLFGGEKFAEKTIVPPLSRSPEVIDLENESDTSRDKIIIPSFKKRKLEILREGGLEVTAVDLDARPSVIQTNVSMSPQHQQQQQQQQHQQQQQQQQPLPATMKSTEEKQPSISPYPLPVTPNSIPKLISVTVTPDIGHMLPSPHDHQNHQPRISVVKQLPAHHNNNNISMMNNNNVTNSRVINVGNSNNTALLQLYANVAPSTIPSAQHPNHRFVPPNIPNGRLLPPKVTQSRSIFVHNERTVYGNPKDILSSPPKYRLPHPHPHPHPHPHPHSHPHQQQQQQPQQRSQHPQMSSSNDIGQGSVLDLTQKSDEKPTFPRPSLEIVRVPVVQRPNPLNLDVRNSPVKDKPSDRPVADCPKRVPFPAYQNVIDSRTIASNNLEITLVNPKHKNNHHLMPPHVQIPSPPNKSNAIGVISSAQRRQQQPQQQMNGKYTVRTEPVSPYTPRKPSHPIIPNVPNLNHLNHIGSPFPRMQATTLQQQQQQMSIDRRKAAAEAGRDHQHRRISEGEKSSLAAQLQQQQQQHQESRQSEAGRRHSLPSIPSGFVPTVPQNNSTAYPMPQLPNASGKFLPILDPMYYSFYNGLFPPPIPPTAAAAAAASSFLPPEFSAYYKELLASSQPRLTGMMGQPPPHQQPAAPTSK
- the LOC139808595 gene encoding uncharacterized protein isoform X6, which produces MFSLQCGRAQLLGGACFSHGPYTFYKAVRISSGRVLRLGSFFLTKLWSDADLVSIGELQLLWMDSRGPNQPLASLRLYFLPENTPDGRRDTHGEDEVLTISEKVVVRVHDLVTWLSPTLEWSSGREVSYPTTPMSSPETSPLRYEMPQPQVLTDPGIDFSDVEKQQKEYEGNLNSSKRPDSFQTKVVVLSYPRYCRYRALLRRLEGAEPSWLCSSIAAALGGFTATPGTRVLFCRDTFDYPDLETHELLCNHLVDLFLFYTKVQMLGGYDSVSAGRMWKTIYDDIGGHTGSTSAATITRRHYERLLLPYERYQRGEETKVRLNHGRRTKSISVSDDLDIKEEPSDLYMSETPPPIDAIPAITTPPLQPIMSATTTTLLSSEKPKLETGKTSSLRSVRVKPERLKSLNTIIANNATPSSQQASQLPSPPPSSNTSISTPNSTPSTTPTNGTSNNQSVLERQLNSPLISQQVPPSCSPPGLPVTSVATNASTVVTLTPPPEKDMKEIKLDSKQTTLLAQGKENIPLFGGEKFAEKTIVPPLSRSPEVIDLENESDTSRDKIIIPSFKKRKLEILREGGLEVTAVDLDARPSVIQTNVSMSPQHQQQQQQQQHQQQQQQQQPLPATMKSTEEKQPSISPYPLPVTPNSIPKLISVTVTPDIGHMLPSPHDHQNHQPRISVVKQLPAHHNNNNISMMNNNNVTNSRVINVGNSNNTALLQLYANVAPSTIPSAQHPNHRFVPPNIPNGRLLPPKVTQSRSIFVHNERTVYGNPKDILSSPPKYRLPHPHPHPHPHPHPHSHPHQQQQQQPQQRSQHPQMSSSNDIGQGSVLDLTQKSDEKPTFPRPSLEIVRVPVVQRPNPLNLDVRNSPVKDKPSDRPVADCPKRVPFPAYQNVIDSRTIASNNLEITLVNPKHKNNHHLMPPHVQIPSPPNKSNAIGVISSAQRRQQQPQQQMNGKYTVRTEPVSPYTPRKPSHPIIPNVPNLNHLNHIGSPFPRMQATTLQQQQQQMSIDRRKAAAEAGRDHQHRRISEGEKSSLAAQLQQQQQQHQESRQSEAGRRHSLPSIPSGFVPTVPQNNSTAYPMPQLPNASGKFLPILDPMYYSFYNGLFPPPIPPTAAAAAAASSFLPPEFSAYYKELLASSQPRLTGMMGQPPPHQQPAAPTSK